From Candidatus Sphingomonas colombiensis, one genomic window encodes:
- a CDS encoding NADH-ubiquinone oxidoreductase-F iron-sulfur binding region domain-containing protein translates to MTRAFVSCDMASVALGADEVAAALATRGVSVIRTGSRGLFRLEPLVEIETADGHIGYGPVQPDEIDAVLDSTHPNRIGNVENLPFFARQQRFTFARCGVIDPLSLDDYAAHGGWRGLEIARGRPSQAVIDEVKASGLRGRGGAGFPTGIKWQTVLDAAGAEKFVVCNADEGDSGTFADRMLMEGDPFCLIEGMAIAAHAVGAGRGFIYIRSEYPFAIRTMEAAIALAAPRIAPFVLEVRVGAGAYVCGEETALLDSIEGKRGQVRAKPPLPAIQGLFGRPTAINNVLSLAAVPFIIAEGAAAYAAVGFGRSRGTMPIQLAGNVLNGGLFECGFGVTLGELVTEIGGGTESGRPVKAVQVGGPLGAYFPPSMFHLPFDYEAFAAAGGLIGHAGITVFDDTADMAHMARFAMEFCAHESCGKCTPCRIGSVRGVETIDRITAGGRTVPDAVEALPQMRNAAPRPRSREEEITVLRDLCDTMKFGSLCALGGFTPYPVLSALDHFPQDFGVAAPEPAATE, encoded by the coding sequence ATGACGCGCGCCTTCGTCAGCTGCGACATGGCCTCTGTCGCGCTCGGCGCGGACGAGGTGGCGGCGGCACTCGCCACGCGTGGCGTCTCCGTGATCCGCACCGGCAGCCGCGGGTTGTTCCGACTTGAGCCGCTGGTCGAAATCGAAACGGCGGACGGCCACATCGGCTACGGCCCCGTCCAGCCTGACGAGATCGACGCGGTGCTGGATAGCACCCACCCCAACCGTATCGGCAACGTCGAGAACCTCCCCTTCTTCGCGCGCCAGCAACGCTTCACCTTCGCGCGCTGCGGCGTGATCGATCCGCTGAGCCTCGACGATTATGCCGCGCACGGCGGCTGGCGTGGGCTGGAAATCGCGCGCGGACGCCCCTCGCAGGCCGTGATCGACGAGGTGAAGGCAAGCGGGCTGCGCGGGCGCGGTGGCGCGGGCTTCCCGACGGGCATCAAATGGCAGACCGTGCTGGACGCGGCCGGGGCGGAGAAGTTCGTCGTGTGCAACGCCGATGAAGGCGACAGCGGCACCTTCGCCGATCGGATGCTGATGGAGGGCGATCCCTTCTGCCTGATCGAAGGGATGGCGATCGCCGCCCACGCGGTCGGCGCGGGGCGCGGGTTTATCTACATCCGCTCCGAATATCCCTTCGCGATCCGCACGATGGAGGCGGCGATCGCGCTCGCCGCCCCGCGCATCGCGCCGTTCGTGCTGGAGGTGCGCGTCGGCGCCGGCGCCTATGTCTGCGGCGAGGAAACCGCGCTGCTCGATTCGATCGAGGGCAAGCGCGGGCAGGTCCGCGCCAAGCCGCCATTGCCCGCGATTCAAGGGCTGTTCGGCCGCCCCACCGCAATCAACAACGTGCTGAGCCTCGCCGCCGTGCCGTTCATCATCGCGGAGGGCGCGGCGGCCTATGCGGCGGTCGGCTTCGGCCGGTCGCGCGGCACGATGCCGATCCAGCTTGCCGGCAATGTGCTGAACGGCGGGCTGTTCGAATGCGGGTTCGGCGTCACGCTCGGCGAACTGGTCACGGAGATCGGCGGCGGTACGGAAAGCGGCCGCCCGGTGAAGGCGGTGCAGGTCGGCGGCCCGCTCGGCGCCTATTTCCCCCCGTCGATGTTCCATTTGCCGTTCGATTATGAGGCATTCGCCGCCGCCGGCGGGCTGATCGGCCATGCCGGGATCACCGTGTTCGACGATACGGCGGACATGGCGCATATGGCCCGTTTCGCGATGGAATTCTGCGCCCACGAAAGCTGCGGCAAATGCACGCCGTGTCGCATCGGATCGGTGCGCGGCGTGGAGACGATCGATCGCATCACGGCGGGCGGTCGCACCGTGCCCGATGCGGTGGAGGCGCTGCCGCAGATGCGCAACGCGGCCCCCCGCCCCCGCTCGCGCGAGGAGGAAATCACCGTGCTGCGCGATCTTTGTGATACGATGAAATTCGGATCGCTCTGCGCCTTGGGCGGGTTCACCCCCTATCCGGTGCTCAGCGCGCTCGATCATTTCCCGCAGGATTTCGGCGTCGCCGCGCCGGAACCGGCGGCGACGGAGTAA
- the fdhF gene encoding formate dehydrogenase subunit alpha, which produces MAWIGESDFGTPPPRDTARTVSLRIDGEAMSVPEGTSIMRAAALRGTNIPKLCATDRLEAFGSCRLCLVEIEGRAGYPASCTTPVAEGMVVRTESEKLAKLRRGVMELYISDHPLDCLTCSANGDCELQDQAGAVGLRDVRYGYDGANHLSAGKDESNPYFTFDPAKCIVCSRCVRACDEVQGTFALTIDGSGFASKVSASADEGFLASECVSCGACVQACPTSALIEKSVTAIGTPDRAVVTTCAYCGVGCTFRAEMRGEQLVRMVPWKDGKANHGHSCVKGRFAWGYANHRERILSPMIRERVDQPWREVSWDEAIAHTAREFRRIQAAHGTRSIGGITSSRCTNEETFLVQKLIRQGFGNNNVDTCARVCHSPTGYGLRTTFGTSAGTQDFDSVAQADVIMVIGANPTDAHPVFASRMKQRLREGARLIVVDPRRIDLVRSPHVAADHHLPLRPGTNVAVLTAMAHVVVTEGLADEAFIRERCDWDEYADWAAFVAEPERSPEASEALTGVPAADLRAAARLFASGGNGAIYYGLGVTEHSQGSSTVMAIANLAMATGNIGREGVGVNPLRGQNNVQGSCDMGSFPHEYSGYRHVSDPATRALFEDAWGVALDPEPGLRIPNMLDAATDGTFRALFIQGEDILQSDPNTHHVAAGLAAMECVVVQDLFLNETANYAHVFLPGSTFLEKDGTFTNAERRIQRVRKVMEPLNGHADWEVVQLVAQAMGLKWNYTHPSEIMDEIAALTPTFARVDYAALDEHGSLQWPVTDAAPNGTPTMHIDAFVRGKGKFVVTDYIPTDEKTGPRFPLLLTTGRILSQYNVGAQTRRTENVAWHDEDRLEIHPHDAENRGLRDGDWVSLRSRAGETTLRALITDRVAPGVVYTTFHHPDTQANVITTDYSDWATNCPEYKVTAVQVSPSNGPSEWQRSYAEQAERARRIEAAE; this is translated from the coding sequence ATGGCATGGATCGGCGAAAGCGACTTCGGCACCCCGCCGCCACGCGACACCGCCCGCACCGTTTCGCTGCGTATCGACGGGGAGGCGATGTCGGTGCCCGAAGGCACTTCGATCATGCGCGCCGCCGCGCTGCGCGGCACCAATATCCCAAAGCTGTGCGCGACCGATCGGCTGGAAGCATTCGGATCATGCCGCCTGTGCCTGGTCGAGATCGAGGGCCGCGCGGGCTATCCCGCATCCTGCACCACCCCGGTCGCCGAGGGCATGGTGGTGCGCACCGAGAGCGAGAAACTCGCGAAGCTCCGGCGCGGGGTGATGGAGCTGTATATCTCCGATCACCCGCTCGATTGCCTCACCTGCTCGGCCAATGGCGATTGCGAATTGCAGGATCAGGCCGGCGCGGTGGGCCTGCGCGACGTGCGCTATGGCTACGACGGCGCCAACCATCTTTCCGCCGGGAAGGATGAGAGCAATCCCTATTTCACCTTCGATCCGGCCAAGTGCATCGTCTGTTCGCGCTGCGTCCGCGCCTGCGACGAGGTGCAGGGCACATTCGCGCTGACGATCGACGGCAGTGGCTTCGCCTCAAAAGTATCGGCGAGCGCGGACGAGGGCTTTCTCGCCTCCGAATGCGTATCGTGCGGCGCGTGCGTGCAGGCCTGCCCCACGTCGGCGTTGATCGAGAAATCGGTCACCGCGATCGGCACGCCCGATCGCGCGGTCGTCACCACCTGCGCTTATTGCGGCGTCGGCTGCACGTTCCGCGCGGAAATGCGTGGCGAGCAACTCGTGCGCATGGTGCCGTGGAAGGATGGCAAGGCCAATCACGGCCACAGCTGCGTCAAAGGACGCTTCGCCTGGGGCTATGCCAATCACCGCGAGCGCATCCTTTCGCCGATGATCCGCGAGCGCGTGGACCAGCCGTGGCGCGAGGTTTCGTGGGACGAGGCGATCGCCCATACCGCGCGTGAGTTTCGCCGGATACAGGCGGCGCACGGCACCCGCAGCATCGGCGGCATCACCTCGTCGCGCTGCACCAACGAGGAGACGTTCCTCGTCCAGAAGCTGATCCGGCAGGGCTTCGGCAACAACAATGTCGATACATGCGCGCGCGTCTGCCACTCGCCGACCGGCTACGGGCTTCGCACCACCTTCGGCACATCCGCCGGCACGCAGGATTTCGACAGCGTGGCACAGGCTGACGTCATCATGGTGATCGGCGCCAACCCCACCGACGCCCACCCCGTCTTCGCCAGCCGGATGAAGCAGCGGCTGCGGGAAGGCGCGCGGCTGATCGTGGTCGATCCGCGCCGCATCGATCTGGTGCGCAGCCCGCATGTCGCCGCCGATCATCATCTTCCGCTGCGCCCCGGCACCAATGTCGCGGTGCTGACGGCGATGGCGCATGTCGTGGTGACGGAGGGGCTGGCCGACGAGGCGTTCATCCGCGAACGCTGCGATTGGGACGAATATGCCGATTGGGCCGCCTTCGTCGCCGAACCAGAACGCTCGCCGGAGGCGAGCGAGGCGCTGACCGGCGTGCCCGCCGCCGATCTGCGCGCCGCCGCGCGGCTGTTCGCGAGCGGCGGCAATGGCGCGATCTATTACGGGCTTGGCGTCACCGAGCACAGTCAGGGCTCGTCAACCGTGATGGCGATCGCCAATCTCGCGATGGCGACCGGCAATATCGGGCGCGAAGGCGTCGGCGTGAACCCGTTGCGCGGGCAGAACAACGTGCAGGGCTCATGCGACATGGGCAGCTTCCCGCACGAATATTCCGGCTATCGCCACGTTTCCGATCCCGCCACGCGTGCGCTGTTCGAGGATGCCTGGGGCGTTGCGCTCGATCCCGAACCGGGCCTGCGCATCCCCAATATGCTCGACGCGGCGACCGACGGCACGTTCCGCGCGCTGTTCATCCAGGGCGAGGATATCCTGCAATCCGATCCCAATACGCATCATGTCGCCGCCGGGCTCGCGGCGATGGAATGCGTCGTGGTGCAGGATCTGTTCCTCAACGAAACCGCCAATTACGCGCACGTCTTCCTGCCCGGATCGACCTTCCTGGAGAAAGACGGCACCTTCACCAACGCCGAACGCCGCATCCAGCGCGTGCGCAAGGTGATGGAGCCGTTGAACGGCCATGCCGATTGGGAGGTGGTTCAACTGGTGGCGCAGGCGATGGGGCTGAAGTGGAACTACACCCATCCGTCAGAGATCATGGACGAGATCGCCGCGCTGACTCCCACGTTCGCGCGTGTCGATTATGCCGCGCTCGATGAACACGGTTCGCTGCAATGGCCGGTAACCGATGCCGCGCCGAATGGTACGCCAACCATGCACATTGACGCTTTCGTACGCGGCAAAGGCAAATTCGTCGTCACCGATTACATCCCCACCGACGAAAAAACCGGCCCCCGCTTCCCGCTGCTGCTCACCACCGGACGCATCCTCAGCCAGTATAATGTCGGGGCACAGACCCGGCGGACCGAAAATGTCGCGTGGCACGATGAGGACCGGCTGGAAATCCACCCGCACGACGCCGAGAATCGCGGCCTCCGCGACGGTGATTGGGTGAGCCTGAGAAGCCGCGCGGGCGAGACGACTTTGCGCGCGCTGATCACCGATCGCGTCGCACCGGGCGTGGTCTATACGACCTTCCATCACCCGGATACGCAGGCCAATGTCATCACCACAGACTATTCCGACTGGGCAACCAACTGCCCGGAATATAAGGTGACTGCGGTGCAGGTTTCGCCCTCCAACGGTCCAAGCGAGTGGCAGCGTTCCTATGCTGAACAGGCGGAGCGCGCGCGGCGGATCGAGGCGGCCGAATGA
- a CDS encoding formate dehydrogenase subunit delta, translating into MTGMMSTTDRLLHMANQIARAFASNGEDSAIAATCEHLRLYWDPLMRGRIVACLDTCPDALSDIARGAVERLRNEAA; encoded by the coding sequence ATGACCGGCATGATGTCCACCACCGATCGCTTGCTGCATATGGCGAACCAGATCGCGCGCGCCTTCGCGAGCAACGGTGAAGACAGCGCGATTGCGGCAACATGCGAGCATCTGCGACTTTATTGGGATCCGTTGATGCGCGGACGTATCGTTGCCTGCCTCGACACGTGCCCAGATGCCTTGAGCGACATCGCACGCGGCGCGGTGGAGCGGCTGCGCAACGAAGCCGCATAA